TTTATATCAAGAGAATCCGGAATTAAAATCGATATCGTTTCTGTTGGCCCAAAACGTAAACAAACTTTTTACGTGGAATAACTTACGAGAGATTTATTTTACGCTGGATTTTACTTTCTGATTATTTAATCTTTACCACAACAAAAACATTTGAATGAATAAAGTATGAAAATGTCCGGTGGTCCAGCTTCAGTTAATTTTAAAATTATTCTACTTCTTTTTGCTCTTGCAATTGCGGGCGGAACTTTATACTACACTCAAAGTTTAGTTAATAAACTTCAAGAACGTGAACGTAATATTGTTGAGCTTTATGCTAAAGGTATTGAATATCTTGCAAATTCAACTTCAGCCGATGTGGATTTGACTTTTCTGTTTGATAATATTATTAAACCAATCGATTTCCCAATTATACTAACAGATAGTACAAATTCTATAAACCCTGAAAACAGTTTAGATATTAAGAATGTTAAGTTTGATTCCACATATAATAAAGAACAAAAAAAATCATATCTACAAAATCTGGTTAAAGAAATGGATGAAATCCATCAACCAATAAATGTTACTTATGCAGATACGATTATTTTATCACGGATTCACTATGGAGACTCAGAGCTAATCAAGCAGCTAAAATTTTATCCATATTTACAAATTATCATCGCAGCACTATTTATTATAATTGGATACATTGGTTTTAGCCAGATTAAAAGAAGTGAGCAGAGTAATATTTGGGTAGGAATGGCTAAAGAAACTGCGCATCAATTTGGTACTCCAATATCCAGTTTGATGGGTTGGATTGAAATGATGAAAATCAATTATCAAAAACCAGATGCAATTCTCGATATCACTGAAGAAATCTCAAGTGATGTCGACAAACTTAGCAAGATTACTTATCGATTTTCAAAAATTGGCGCAAAACCGGAAATAAAAAATCAAATCGTTTTTGAAGAAGTAAAAAAAGTAACTGAATATTTTAACCGAAGACTTCCGCAAACCGGAAAAACTGTTGATCTTACAGTAAGCGGAAATCAAACCTGTTGCGCTCAAATGAACGGCGAATTATTTGAATGGGTTTTAGAAAACTTAATTAAAAACGCGCTGGATGCTATCGAGAGTAAAAATGGAAAGATCAATATTGATATAGTTGAAAGTAAAAAAAATATTGAGATAGAAGTTTCCGATAATGGTAAAGGTATTGATTTACGAAGACGTAAAGATGTCTTTAGACCAGGTTACAGTACAAAAAAACGTGGCTGGGGTTTGGGGTTAAGTCTTTCAAAAAGAATTATTGAAGGTTACCATGGCGGCAAAATTTTTGTTAAAAATTCTGATCCAAATGAAGGGACAACATTTAAAATTTTATTAAAAAAATGTTAGCTCATTGCTAACATTTTTTCTATTGGAAATAAAGCTTTCTTTCTTATCTCTTCATCCATTTTAATTTCCGGAAACCCGTTCTTCATACACAAATACAATTTTTCTAAAGTATTAAGCTTCATGTGCGGGCAATCATTACAAGAACAATTATCATCTTCCGGCGGTGCTGGGATATACTCCTTGAATGGCGCCGCTTTTTTCATCTGATGAATAATAC
The window above is part of the Ignavibacteriales bacterium genome. Proteins encoded here:
- a CDS encoding HAMP domain-containing histidine kinase is translated as MKMSGGPASVNFKIILLLFALAIAGGTLYYTQSLVNKLQERERNIVELYAKGIEYLANSTSADVDLTFLFDNIIKPIDFPIILTDSTNSINPENSLDIKNVKFDSTYNKEQKKSYLQNLVKEMDEIHQPINVTYADTIILSRIHYGDSELIKQLKFYPYLQIIIAALFIIIGYIGFSQIKRSEQSNIWVGMAKETAHQFGTPISSLMGWIEMMKINYQKPDAILDITEEISSDVDKLSKITYRFSKIGAKPEIKNQIVFEEVKKVTEYFNRRLPQTGKTVDLTVSGNQTCCAQMNGELFEWVLENLIKNALDAIESKNGKINIDIVESKKNIEIEVSDNGKGIDLRRRKDVFRPGYSTKKRGWGLGLSLSKRIIEGYHGGKIFVKNSDPNEGTTFKILLKKC